In Camelina sativa cultivar DH55 chromosome 17, Cs, whole genome shotgun sequence, the genomic stretch ATTGTTCTTCAGACGCttggttcttgttgttgaaGTATGGAGGTGATGCTGCAGTGCCTCCAAGTGTACTGTTAAATGGGAATGGAAGAAGACCACGGAATCCATCATCGATCCACCGTACTTCGCTAATGTAGTCAGGCACAAAAAACGATGATGGGTATCGATGCCATTCACTTCCCACACATAGAACAGAACCTGATTTACCAAACAACCAATAATTCATCAGTGATCAGAAAACTTTTGACAAAAGAAGTTCATTCCTCTTAGTCCGATGGCAAATTCCTATTCTTTGAAGTAAAAGTGAGATGTGGTCTTTCACTCGTATTTGCATCCTAACAATCAAAGAGTTCTGTTCGAAATAAATATACCTGGTCCTGCATCATCATGGTGCTCCAGTAGTTTGTAGACCTCTAAGGGAGCGGAATAGCCATTAATCAGAGCAAATGTGCGAGAATGTGAAGCACACAAGATAACACCAAGAATCACAGGTCGGAGATATTTGGTTATCtacatattaaaaagaaatgtgAGTATCGGACATTTCAATTTATGGAAAGGAATAAATCAGAGACAGATATATTGTAAGTTAGTAGAACTTACTGTCACCAGAAAACTTTCACGAGAGCTATACTTTTCCCGGAAAAGTTCAGGGATGTTCTCGATAACAGCAGAAGCAGAGACACATATAAGAGGATATATAGGATATAGGAACCTGCAGCAATCaattgaaaatcaaaaacactGTTTGCTGGATACCGTGATTTAAGTATCATAAAATCAGATTCCTCAAGATCTAGAAGCAACCAAATAACTGCTCCAAGAACTACAagatgaaagataaaaaaaagtcacCTTTCTTCTTTGTGGGGCTGAAGTGACATGAACGCCAGCCAAATATACATCGGCGAAATCACAACTAGCAGGCCATGGTCATACTTTTTTCTGATAACTGGATATATTGCGACAAACAATATTGCCAAGATGAAACAGAAGTTGAAGTTGTTAAATCcatttcttatataaaataatggTCCTTCAGTTCCATAGAGATGGCTCTCTCCACCCCCTAACACATTGTATATCAAGAGATTCAAAACCGACGATGTCCATCTCTTGTAATAATAGTAATCCACAAGTACTGAGAGTCCCTGGAAAGGAGACAAaagtattaagaaaaaagtaCCTTTTAGTTCCAGATGCAAATGAAAGTCAGCAACATGCAATAATTCCCATAAAATCCACACAGACAAAACGCCTAAGATTGGTGTAAACTTACTAGGATAAAAATAGAGGTGACAGCGCCAGAGATGAATGTTTGCTTGAATCTCTTAACCAGAGAGTAAATAACGACAGGTAAAAAAGCCAAGATAGAGAATGGCCAGCCAAGAATCACCCCGACAACCGAAACTGCAACAGCCATGGCATACTTCTCGAAAAGTAGTAAACCAGATGAGAGGCTAATGGCGTACATGGAAAATGAACTGGGGAGGAAACCTATCCAATTAAGGAAAACATGAATAATGAATTAGTAAGAAACCAGAACATAATGCCAAGTTCGCAAGAGGCAGAAGAAATTTTTCATCAGAATAACTTATACAAGCATTTGAAACTAGAAAACATATCAGATACAAGAATACCGTGGAAAGCCTATATAAGCATATTAAGGAAGTGTAACAAATCAACGCTAAACAAAGCACTCACTGGTACTAGCAAAGAAGCAGCCACTGGTTAAGCAAAGCATCGCAACTGCATATGTAGCAATACGTTTCCCATACTTTCTGGAGAGCGCAACAAC encodes the following:
- the LOC104756015 gene encoding dol-P-Man:Man(6)GlcNAc(2)-PP-Dol alpha-1,2-mannosyltransferase isoform X1, with the protein product MDLTTTRQRRPLLSDSSSSSSTNSYSKTDKPGRSNGGDAEDPGLRWFLPFIALCYLRYMSATSNIIHDCDEVFNYWEPLHYLLYKSGFQTWEYSSNFALRSYLYILFHELAGRPASWWFGDEKVRVFYAVRLFLGLVSAVSDTVLVVALSRKYGKRIATYAVAMLCLTSGCFFASTSFLPSSFSMYAISLSSGLLLFEKYAMAVAVSVVGVILGWPFSILAFLPVVIYSLVKRFKQTFISGAVTSIFILGLSVLVDYYYYKRWTSSVLNLLIYNVLGGGESHLYGTEGPLFYIRNGFNNFNFCFILAILFVAIYPVIRKKYDHGLLVVISPMYIWLAFMSLQPHKEERFLYPIYPLICVSASAVIENIPELFREKYSSRESFLVTITKYLRPVILGVILCASHSRTFALINGYSAPLEVYKLLEHHDDAGPGSVLCVGSEWHRYPSSFFVPDYISEVRWIDDGFRGLLPFPFNSTLGGTAASPPYFNNKNQASEEQYLKNIETCTFLIELQLSRPYQYRGSDLSTWEAIAVLPYLDRELSPAKYRSFFIPHMWQDKNVFGKYVALRRVPK
- the LOC104756015 gene encoding dol-P-Man:Man(6)GlcNAc(2)-PP-Dol alpha-1,2-mannosyltransferase isoform X2 gives rise to the protein MDLTTTRQRRPLLSDSSSSSSTNSYSKTDKPGRSNGGDAEDPGLRWFLPFIALCYLRYMSATSNIIHDCDEVFNYWEPLHYLLYKSGFQTWEYSSNFALRSYLYILFHELAGRPASWWFGDEKVRVFYAVRLFLGLVSAVSDTVLVVALSRKYGKRIATYAVAMLCLTSGCFFASTSFLPSSFSMYAISLSSGLLLFEKYAMAVAVSVVGVILGWPFSILAFLPVVIYSLVKRFKQTFISGAVTSIFILGLSVLVDYYYYKRWTSSVLNLLIYNVLGGGESHLYGTEGPLFYIRNGFNNFNFCFILAILFVAIYPVIRKKYDHGLLVVISPMYIWLAFMSLQPHKEERFLYPIYPLICVSASAVIENIPELFREKYSSRESFLVTITKYLRPVILGVILCASHSRTFALINGYSAPLEVYKLLEHHDDAGPGSVLCVGSEWHRYPSSFFVPDYISEVRWIDDGFRGLLPFPFNSTLGGTAASPPYFNNKNQASEEQYV